CTGCCTCCAATAGGTCCTGTATTTGTTCTTCTACAACTTGAGTTCGCTTTGGTCTGAGCTTTCTTCGCTTCTGTTGAACAGGTCAGGAACCTGGGTACATAGcaagcttatggcacatcaggtcgggatcTATACCTGGCATGTTAGACGCTTTCCAGACAAAGAGATCAGAGGTTTTTCTCAACAATCCAACAAGCTTTTTCTTTAGGCTTTCCTCCAGGTTTGCCCTTATGCTTGTTGTTTTGTTGAGATGGTCTCCGATTTGTATCTCTTCTGTTTTGCCTTATGGTTGGGGTCGTAATTCTTCTCAAACTCAAACTCTGCCTAACTTGATTGTATTGACTTCTTTGCCTTTTGAGCTGCCTTTCAAACTGAGGCTCTCATTAAAGCATTTTCTTGATAGCCTTTGATATCTTTTAATGGTGGAAACTCCTTCAGTTGTGGGAAACTTCATGCAGAGGTGTGGGGTGGAAACGACGGCTGCAAGTCGGTTCAAAGTtttccgacctattagggcattgtatgctgaattTTCGTTGACTACAATGAAGTCAATACTTAGTGTCGTTGACCTGGCTCCCTTTCCGAAGGTGGTGTACAATGATATATAGCCTAGAGGTCCGATCGGGATATCTCCCAACCCAAAGAGGCTATCTGGGTATACCCTTAGATCATTTTCCTCTAACCCGAGC
The sequence above is drawn from the Arachis hypogaea cultivar Tifrunner chromosome 4, arahy.Tifrunner.gnm2.J5K5, whole genome shotgun sequence genome and encodes:
- the LOC140184139 gene encoding uncharacterized protein, translated to MMNGGFAGGRMSKSSRKGHLKEVFQVRQGDRSPDLPTISFTKEDAQGIIPGHDDPVVITMILKNVNLHLTLVDQGSSVDILFKPAFDKLGLEENDLRVYPDSLFGLGDIPIGPLGYISLYTTFGKGARSTTLSIDFIVVNENSAYNALIGRKTLNRLAAVVSTPHLCMKFPTTEGVSTIKRYQRLSRKCFNESLSLKGSSKGKEVNTIKLGRV